The genomic stretch TCTTCTATCCCATGGTCAGTGGCCGCCCGGACGGTACCGGGCTTGGCCTGGCCATTACCCAGAACATCATCAGCCAGCACCAGGGCCTGATCGAGTGTGAAAGCCACGCAGGCCATACCGCCTTCTCGATTTACCTGCCTCTGGAACAAGGAGCCACCGCCTCATGAGCCGAAGTGAAACCGTATGGATCGTCGACGATGATCGCTCCATCCGCTGGGTCCTGGAAAAAGCCCTGCAACAGGAAGGCATGACCACCCAGAGCTTCGACAGCGCAGACGGTGTCATGGGGCGCCTGGCACGCCAGCAACCCGACGTGATCATTTCCGATATTCGCATGCCTGGCACCAGCGGCCTCGACCTGCTGGCGCAGATCCGCGAGCAGCACCCACGCCTGCCGGTCATCATCATGACCGCCCACTCCGACCTGGACAGCGCCGTGGCTTCCTACCAGGGCGGTGCCTTCGAGTACCTGCCCAAGCCATTCGACGTCGACGAAGCGGTATCGCTGGTCAAGCGCGCCAACCAGCACGCCCAGGAGCAGCAAGGCCTGGATGTGCCACAGAACCTGGCGCGCACCCCGGAAATCATTGGTGAAGCCCCGGCGATGCAGGAGGTGTTCCGCGCCATCGGACGCCTCAGCCACTCCAACATCACCGTGCTGATCAACGGCGAGTCCGGCACCGGCAAAGAACTGGTGGCCCACGCCCTGCACCGGCACAGCCCGCGCGCAGCATCGCCGTTCATTGCCCTGAACATGGCCGCCATCCCCAAGGATTTGATGGAGTCGGAGCTGTTCGGCCATGAGAAAGGTGCCTTCACAGGTGCTGCCAACTTGCGTCGCGGCCGTTTCGAGCAGGCCGATGGCGGCACGCTGTTCCTCGATGAAATCGGGGACATGCCTGCCGACACCCAGACCCGCCTGCTGCGTGTACTGGCCGATGGCGAGTTCTACCGCGTGGGCGGCCACGTGCCGGTCAAGGTCGACGTGCGCATCATCGCCGCCACCCACCAGAACCTGGAGTCACTGGTGCAGGCCGGCAAGTTCCGTGAGGACTTGTTCCACCGGCTGAACGTGATCCGCATCCATATTCCGCGCCTGGCCGACCGCCGCGAAGATATCCCCGCCCTCGCCCGTCACTTCCTTGCCCGGGCCGCCCAGGAGCTGGCAGTCGAGCCGAAGATCCTCAAGCCGGAGACTGAAGAGTTCATCCGCAACCTGCCATGGCCGGGCAACGTGCGGCAGATGGAGAACACTTGCCGCTGGATTACCGTGATGGCCTCCAGCCGTGAAGTGCTGATCGGCGACCTGCCGCCAGAACTGCTGAACCTGCCACAAGACGCCGCGCCGGTAACCAACTGGGAGCAGGCCCTGCGCCAGTGGGCCGACCAGGCGTTAACGCGCGGCCAGACCAACCTGCTGGACAGCGCAGTGCCGAGTTTTGAACGCATCATGATCGAGACGGCACTCAAGCACACCGCCGGACGTCGGCGGGATGCCGCGCTGTTGCTGGGCTGGGGGCGTAACACCCTGACGCGCAAGATCAAGGAGTTGGGGATGAATGTGGCGGGAGGGGATGATGAGGACGGTGATGACCACTGAGTTCCGGGTTAATCCGTAGACCTCTGGGGCCGCTTTGCGGCCCCAGTCATTTCAGCCCCCCGATGCACCGATCCTGTGCCCGATGCACCTCACGAAGGCACAAACCCCCTCAAAAGCCGGCCAATTCGTCCTCAAAGCCCAGTATTCACGGGCTTTGCAAAACTGGCACGCCCCCTGCAATAAGCAATACATCTCCAATTTCGGGGGCCCTGGTACAGGCAGGCCGGGTGAACCCCTCTTTTATACGCAGCACCGCCCGTTTTGGGGACCTCGGTACAGGCAGGCCGGGACATCCCCCCTTTATACGCAGTACCCCTTTCGGGGACCCTGGTACAGGCAGGCCGGGATATCCCCTCTTTTATTCGTGCAGTTTCACTTGCACCCGCCAGCGCCCAGCGTCCTCTGCACCGGCCCATTCGCCGTGCAGGGGGCGCGCGGCCACCACCGTCAGCAACAAACCTTCCTTGCTGTGCTGTATCCGCCAGCTCACCGGCTTGCCCAGCAGGCTAAGCTGCCCTTGCTGAGCCTTGCCCTGGGCCTGGAACAGCAACGCCACCGTCCCTTCCACGTTCTCGCCATGCAGCTTGGGCTCTTCGTTGAACCAAAGCTCCAGGCCATCCTGCATCACCTGCACCTGCTGCAGCTCGCGCTCGTCAGGCGTAGTCAGGCGACCGATCATCAGCCCCACCATCAAGCCGACGATCGCCAACGACAGCATCACCCGTGGGAAGGCCTTCGAACGCACGTCCGGTTCAGGGGTAGAATGCCCGTCATCTTCACGCTTGGAGCCGTGCATGTTTCACGTCATCCTTTTTCAACCAGAAATTCCGCCGAATACCGGCAACATCATTCGTCTATGCGCCAACAGTGGCTGCGCCCTGCACCTGATCGAACCCATCAGCTTCGAACTGGATGACAAGCGCCTGCGCCGCGCAGGGCTGGACTACCACGAGTATGCCACGCTCAAGCGCCACGAGAGCCTGGCCAGATGCCTGGAAAGCCTTGGCAACCCAAGGCTGTTCGCCTTTACCACCAAGGGCTCGCACCCGTTCCACGAAGTGGCCTTCCAGCCGGGCGACGCCTTCCTGTTCGGGCCAGAGAGCCGCGGGTTGCCGGCCGAGGTGCTGGACAGCCTGCCGGCCGAGCATCGCCTGCGCCTGCCGATGCGGCCGGGGTGCCGTAGCCTGAACCTGTCCAATACCGTGGCGGTGACGGTGTATGAGGCGTGGCGGCAGAACGGGTTTGCCGGGAGCTGATGTTTTGCCCGTACGGGCCTCTTCGCGGGTAAACCCGCTCCTACACAAGCCGAGGGAACGGCGCAATCCCCTGTAGGAGCGGGTTTACCCGCGAAGAGGCCCGCACAGGCAACAAAAAAGCGCCCCGAGAGGCGCTTTCTGGATACCGGCAGTTATTACTGCACAGTCGGCGCTTCACCCGCTTCCTGCATACGCTGCATTTCTTGCGCGTACAGGGCGTCGAAGTTGACAGGCGACAGCATCAGCGCCGGGAACGAACCGCGGGTCACCAGGCTATCCAGGGCCTCACGGGCATAAGGGAACAGGATGTTCGGGCAGAACGCACCCAGGGTGTGGCTCATCGAAGGCGCATCGAGGTTGGCGATCAGGAAGATACCGGCCTGCTGCACTTCAGCAATGAAAGCCACTTCGTCACCGTTCTTGACAGTAACCGACAGGGTCAGCACGACCTCATGGAAGTCGCCTTCCAGGGATTTCTGCTTGGTGTTCAGGTCCAGGGCAACGCTTGGCTCCCAGGTCTGACGGAAGATCTGCGGGCTTTTCGGGGCCTCGAACGACAGGTCGCGCACATAGATGCGTTGCAGGGAGAACTGCGGGCTGTTGTCTTCTGCAGCAGCGCCGTTGGTCTGTTGGTCAGTCATGTCAGATCCTTATCCTAATGTTTTTGAATGCAGTGCAAATCAGGCCGCCAGCAGCGCGTCGAGCTTGCCGGCGCGCTCCAGGGCATAGAGGTCATCGCATCCACCGACATGGGTGCTGCCGATCCAGATCTGCGGCACAGACGTACGGCCGGCTTTCTGACTCATCTCGGCGCGAACCTGCGGCTTGCCGTCGACCTTGATTTCCTCGAAGGCCACGCCTTTGCTCTCGAGCAGGTACTTGGCGCGCATGCAGTAGGGGCAGTAGTCGCTGGAATAGACGATGACAGGCTTCATATCACTTCACCAGGGGCAGGTTATCGGCTTTCCAACTGGAAACGCCACCGCTCAGTTTGGCGGCGTTGTAACCAGCTTTGAGCAGCTCGCGGCAAATAGTGCCGGACTGCTGGCCCATCGCGTCGACGACAATCAGGGTCTTCTCTTTATGTTTGCCCAACTCGGTCATGCGGTTGGCCAGTTTGTCCTGCGGGATGTTCACCGCGCCGACGATATGGCCAGCGGAGTATTCCTTGGCCGGGCGAATGTCGATCACCAGGGCCTTCTCGGCATTGACCAGGGCTGTCAGTTGGCCATTAGTCAGGCTCTGGCCACCACGACGGATTTCATTGATGAGCAACAGGACCAGCAGAATGAGGAAGATCGCAACCAGGATGTAGTGATCTGTCGCGAATTGAATCAGGTGAGCAACCATCAGCGGTGTTCCAGGCGATTGAAAATGCCGGCCAGTATACACAGCCCCTTGGTGCCACCAAAGCCCGGCGGGCCGGCCACAAAACCACCTTCATGTTGCTAGCACAGGTGCGCCGGTCGGTGGAATGGGACGAATATTCGCCGCGGGTGGCGTATTTGCCCTAAAATGCGTGTCTTTATCATCTTTGAACAACCGTGAGTTTGATTGATGACGAGCACGCCCAAACCTCTGGTCCTGATTATCCTGGATGGCTTCGGCCATAGCGATATCCCCGAACACAACGCCATCTTTGCCGCCAATAAACCGGTCTATGACCGCCTGTGCGCCACCCAGCCGCATGGCCTCATTTCCGGCTCGGGCATGGATGTCGGCCTGCCGGACGGGCAGATGGGCAACTCCGAAGTCGGTCATATGAACCTCGGCGCAGGTCGCGTCGTCTATCAGGACTTCACCCGGGTGACCAAGGCCATCCGCGACGGCGAGTTCTTTGAAAACCCGGTGCTGACCGGTGCTGTAGACAAGGCAGCCAGTGCTGGCAAGGCCGTACACATCCTCGGCCTGCTGTCCGATGGTGGCGTACACAGCCACCAGGACCACTTGGTGGCCATGGCCGAACTGGCCGCGCAGCGTGGTGCCGAAAAGATCTACCTGCACGCCTTCCTCGACGGCCGCGACACCCCGCCACGCAGCGCGCAGTCGTCCATCGAACTGCTCGACGCCACCTTCGCCAAACTGGGCAAGGGCCGCATCGCCAGCCTGATCGGCCGCTACTACGCCATGGACCGCGACAACCGCTGGGACCGCGTCAGCGCCGCCTACAACCTGATCGTCGACAGCGCTGCCGAGTACACCGCTGACACGGCTCTGGCAGGCCTGGAAGCCGCTTATGCCCGTGACGAGAGCGACGAATTCGTAAAAGCCACGCGCATTGGCGAAGCAGTCAAGGTCGAAGATGGCGATGCCGTGATCTTCATGAACTTCCGCGCCGACCGTGCTCGCGAACTGTCGCGTGCATTTGTAGAGCCAGACTTCACGGAATTCGCCCGTGCGCGCCTGCCGAAGATGGCAGCGTACATCGGCCTGACCCAGTATTCGGCGAAGATTCCGGCACCGGCGGCCTTTGCGCCGTCCAGCCTGAACAACGTGCTGGGCGAATACCTGGCGAAAAACGGCAAGACCCAACTGCGCATCGCCGAAACCGAGAAATATGCCCACGTCACCTTCTTCTTCTCTGGTGGCCGCGAAGAGCCGTTCGAAGGCGAAGAGCGCATCCTGATCCCGTCGCCGAAGGTCGCCACCTATGACCTGCAACCGGAAATGAGCGCACCGGAAGTGACCGATCGCATCGTCGAAGCCATCGAACAGCAGCGCTTCGACGTCATCGTGGTCAACTACGCCAACGGCGACATGGTCGGCCACACCGGCGTGTTCGAAGCTGCGGTGAAGGCCGTCGAAGCACTGGATACCTGTGTAGGGCGCATTGTCGACGCGCTGGACAAGGTGGGCGGCGAAGCACTGATCACCGCTGACCACGGCAACGTCGAACAAATGGAAGACGAGTGCACCGGCCAGGCGCACACCGCACACACTACCGAGCCGGTACCATTCATCTATGTGGGCAAGCGCAACGTGAAAGTGCGTGAGGGCGGCGTGCTGGCCGACGTGGCGCCAACCATGCTGAAGCTGCTGGGGCTGGAAAAGCCGGTGGAAATGACCGGCACCTCGATTCTGGTCGACGCCTGAATGTCGAAAGGGGCTGCGTTGCAGCCCCAATTGCACATGAATTCCAGACAAACGCCCCCCTGCATCCGCAGCGAGGCGTTTTTTTTGCCTGCCCACGCGGGCATACTAGGCCAGTCTCCATCCTTGGTACGCCAAACCCCATGCTTCGCGCCCTGATCCTCCTAGCCCTGTCTTGCCTGCTCAGCCCGGCCTTCGCCGATGAGCGCGCGCAGACCCAGCAGCAACTGGATGCCACCCGCCAGGACATTGCCGAGCTCAAGAAGACGCTGAGCAAGCTCCAGGAAGAAAAGGCCGGTGTGCAAAAGGACCTCAAAACCACCGAAACCGACATCGGTAACCTCGAAAAGCAGGTGGAGGCCCTGCAGCAAGAACTAAAAAAGACTGAAGGCGAGCTGGAGCGCCTTGATACCGAGAAAAAAAAACTCCAGAGCGCCCGCGTTGAACAACAACGACTGATCGCCATTCAGGCCCGCTCGGCCTACCAGAACAACGGTCGCGAGGAATACCTCAAGCTGCTGCTCAACCAGCAGAACCCCGAGAAGTTCGCCCGCACCCTCACCTATTACGACTACCTGAGCAAGGCGCGCCTGGAGCAATTGCGCACCTTCAACGAGACCTTGCGCCAACTGGCCAACGTCGAACAGGAAATTTCCAGCCAGCAACAACAGCTGCTGGCCCAGCGCGCCGACCTCGACAGCCGCCGTCAAGAGCTGGAAACCGAGCGCGCCAAGCGCCAGCAGGTACTGGCCAAGCTCAACAGCGATGTAAAGGACCGCGGTCAAAAGTTGCAAGCGCGCGAACAGGACCAGGCCGACCTGGCCAAGGTCCTGAAAACCATCGAGGAAACACTCGCCCGCCAGGCCCGTGAAGCTGAAGAAGCGCGCAAGAAGGCCCTGCTGGCGCAGCAGGAAGCGGAAAAGCGCCGCAAGCAGGAAGCGCTGGCCGCTGCGGCTGCCCGCGACCAGGCCCGTGAGCCAGCGGAGCCGCCGAAAAAGGCCCGCACCACCCTCGGGCCGATGGTTTCCAGCGATGGCGCGAACTACGGCGGCGCATTTTCTGCTGCGCGAGGCAAACTTCCATGGCCAGTCAATGGTCGACTGCTGGCACGCTTCGGTGATGCCCGCGGCAGCGACGCCCGCGCCAAGTGGGACGGGGTCATGATCAGCGCCACACCGGGCACTCAGGTACGTGCCGTGCACGGCGGGCGTGTGGTATTCGCGGACTGGTTGCGCGGCGCCGGGCTTCTGGTCATTCTCGACCATGGCAACGGTTACCTGAGCCTGTACGGCCACAACCAGAGCCTGCTCAAGAATGCCGGTGATATCGTCAAGGCCGGTGAGGCCATTTCCACCGTTGGCAACAGCGGT from Pseudomonas putida encodes the following:
- the ntrC gene encoding nitrogen regulation protein NR(I): MSRSETVWIVDDDRSIRWVLEKALQQEGMTTQSFDSADGVMGRLARQQPDVIISDIRMPGTSGLDLLAQIREQHPRLPVIIMTAHSDLDSAVASYQGGAFEYLPKPFDVDEAVSLVKRANQHAQEQQGLDVPQNLARTPEIIGEAPAMQEVFRAIGRLSHSNITVLINGESGTGKELVAHALHRHSPRAASPFIALNMAAIPKDLMESELFGHEKGAFTGAANLRRGRFEQADGGTLFLDEIGDMPADTQTRLLRVLADGEFYRVGGHVPVKVDVRIIAATHQNLESLVQAGKFREDLFHRLNVIRIHIPRLADRREDIPALARHFLARAAQELAVEPKILKPETEEFIRNLPWPGNVRQMENTCRWITVMASSREVLIGDLPPELLNLPQDAAPVTNWEQALRQWADQALTRGQTNLLDSAVPSFERIMIETALKHTAGRRRDAALLLGWGRNTLTRKIKELGMNVAGGDDEDGDDH
- the trmL gene encoding tRNA (uridine(34)/cytosine(34)/5-carboxymethylaminomethyluridine(34)-2'-O)-methyltransferase TrmL, whose translation is MFHVILFQPEIPPNTGNIIRLCANSGCALHLIEPISFELDDKRLRRAGLDYHEYATLKRHESLARCLESLGNPRLFAFTTKGSHPFHEVAFQPGDAFLFGPESRGLPAEVLDSLPAEHRLRLPMRPGCRSLNLSNTVAVTVYEAWRQNGFAGS
- the secB gene encoding protein-export chaperone SecB, whose translation is MTDQQTNGAAAEDNSPQFSLQRIYVRDLSFEAPKSPQIFRQTWEPSVALDLNTKQKSLEGDFHEVVLTLSVTVKNGDEVAFIAEVQQAGIFLIANLDAPSMSHTLGAFCPNILFPYAREALDSLVTRGSFPALMLSPVNFDALYAQEMQRMQEAGEAPTVQ
- the grxC gene encoding glutaredoxin 3; translation: MKPVIVYSSDYCPYCMRAKYLLESKGVAFEEIKVDGKPQVRAEMSQKAGRTSVPQIWIGSTHVGGCDDLYALERAGKLDALLAA
- a CDS encoding rhodanese-like domain-containing protein, producing the protein MVAHLIQFATDHYILVAIFLILLVLLLINEIRRGGQSLTNGQLTALVNAEKALVIDIRPAKEYSAGHIVGAVNIPQDKLANRMTELGKHKEKTLIVVDAMGQQSGTICRELLKAGYNAAKLSGGVSSWKADNLPLVK
- a CDS encoding 2,3-bisphosphoglycerate-independent phosphoglycerate mutase, with the translated sequence MTSTPKPLVLIILDGFGHSDIPEHNAIFAANKPVYDRLCATQPHGLISGSGMDVGLPDGQMGNSEVGHMNLGAGRVVYQDFTRVTKAIRDGEFFENPVLTGAVDKAASAGKAVHILGLLSDGGVHSHQDHLVAMAELAAQRGAEKIYLHAFLDGRDTPPRSAQSSIELLDATFAKLGKGRIASLIGRYYAMDRDNRWDRVSAAYNLIVDSAAEYTADTALAGLEAAYARDESDEFVKATRIGEAVKVEDGDAVIFMNFRADRARELSRAFVEPDFTEFARARLPKMAAYIGLTQYSAKIPAPAAFAPSSLNNVLGEYLAKNGKTQLRIAETEKYAHVTFFFSGGREEPFEGEERILIPSPKVATYDLQPEMSAPEVTDRIVEAIEQQRFDVIVVNYANGDMVGHTGVFEAAVKAVEALDTCVGRIVDALDKVGGEALITADHGNVEQMEDECTGQAHTAHTTEPVPFIYVGKRNVKVREGGVLADVAPTMLKLLGLEKPVEMTGTSILVDA
- a CDS encoding peptidoglycan DD-metalloendopeptidase family protein, yielding MLRALILLALSCLLSPAFADERAQTQQQLDATRQDIAELKKTLSKLQEEKAGVQKDLKTTETDIGNLEKQVEALQQELKKTEGELERLDTEKKKLQSARVEQQRLIAIQARSAYQNNGREEYLKLLLNQQNPEKFARTLTYYDYLSKARLEQLRTFNETLRQLANVEQEISSQQQQLLAQRADLDSRRQELETERAKRQQVLAKLNSDVKDRGQKLQAREQDQADLAKVLKTIEETLARQAREAEEARKKALLAQQEAEKRRKQEALAAAAARDQAREPAEPPKKARTTLGPMVSSDGANYGGAFSAARGKLPWPVNGRLLARFGDARGSDARAKWDGVMISATPGTQVRAVHGGRVVFADWLRGAGLLVILDHGNGYLSLYGHNQSLLKNAGDIVKAGEAISTVGNSGGQEAAGLYFAIRQQGRPTDPSQWCRG